From [Flavobacterium] thermophilum:
TAGATGAATAAGAGAACCAAGACGGCCACGCAGAGAAGCGAACCGATTCGATGCTCTCTTTGAAGCAAAAAGCCAAGCCAAATCGCCCCGAGCGCCCCGACCGCCGCCATCGTTGTGTACGGAAACCCTTTCGTTCGGAAAAACGGCTTCGTTTTGTAGTGCGGCCGCAGCTTCAGCTGAGCGGCGCCGATCATCATCCAAACGATGAGCACGGTAAACCCAGGAATCGTCATCAATTCCCCGATGATCCGCCCGGGCGCCAAGTACGCGCCGATCACGCCAGCGGCGATGCAGATGGCGACCATGCCCATCCCGTACAGCGGAACCCCGTGTTTCGTCGTCCGCTGCAAGCGGCGGCTTGCTTCTCCTTGTTCAGCCATGGTGTACAGCAACCGAGAAGTCGCATAGACGCCTGTATTGGCCGCCGATAAGACGGCAATGAGCAACACCGCGTTCATGACATGGGCCGCGCCGGGCAACCCGATCGCTTCCAACACTTGGACAAAGGGGCTGTTCGTTTCCGAAACGGTGTTCCATGGCATAATGCCGCAAATGATGGCCATTGGCAAAAGATAAAAGCCGACAACCCGCCAGATTGTGGTGCGAATGACGCGCGGCAGCACCTGCTCGGCGTCTTTCATCTCCGTCACCGCCACCCCGATCAGCTCCGCTCCGCCATAGGAAAACATCACGATAAGCAAGGCGCTGAGCGTTCCGGCAAACCCGTGCGGAAACCATCCGCCGTCGCCGGCAGACGGAAACGAGCCGCTTATGCCGCTTGGGATCACGCCAGCCCATACGCCCGCCCCGAGCACGATAAACACCACTAGCGCCGCCACTTTCAGGCCGGCCAGCCAAAATTCCGCTTCCCCGTAATACTTCACAGGGAAAAGATTCAACCCCATGATCAGACACGCGCACAGGAGGGCAAGCAGCCATAACGGCGCAGACGGAAACCAATAGCTCAGGAAACTGCCGGCAGCCAGCAGTTCGACAACAGTGACCAACGTCCAATTGATCCAATACAGCCAGCCGACGATCCATGACAGGCGAAAGCCAAACGCCCGGCGGATCAAATGTTGAACGTTCGAACCCGGATACGCGATCGCCATCTCGGCCAGTGCAGCCATAATCCAAAACAACAGCACGCCGCCGATCAAGTACGTGAGCACGACGCTTGGTCCGGCGATATGAATGGCCTCGGCGCTTCCTTTAAAAATGCCGGTGCCGATCATCCCTCCTAACGCGATCAGCTGAACGTGGCGGGGCAATAGTCCTTTTTGCAGCTGAGGACGGGATTGTTCCATGTTGACAACAACCTTTCTGCTCTAATGTTGATTCATAGATGTGCTTTTTTGCTTTTATGCGGTTAAGCAAAAAAGATAATTTCAGAATATAATAGTTCAGTTGTTCTGTCAACGATTGTCGAAAAAAGGCATCGCCAACATGGAAATGTTTTGTTATACTGGAAACAGAAATGATGTGCAAAAAGGAGATTAAGAGAATGCTTCCTCATAGAGGCAAACCCATTTCATCAAAAGCGGTCACCGTGTGGCGTCTCACGGGGGCGCTTGTGGCATTGGCTTCCGGTGTGGCGATCGGGGGAATCATATGGCTGCTCTCGCAGTTCCATGCTCCTCCTTGGCTATTGATAGTGTTGGCCGGCGTTTGGATGGTGCAAGCCATTGTATGGGTCGTCTGGCTCCCGCCGTTGCGCCAAAGACGTTGGCGCTATGACATTCGTGAAGAAGAGATTGACATTCAGCGAGGAGTCTGGTCTACGAGACGGACTTTGATCCCGATGGCTCGCGTTCAGTACGTCGATGTGCGGCAAGGTCCGCTTCTCAAGCGGTACGGGTTGGCTTCCATTGCGGTGTTCACAGCGGCGGCCGCTCATGAAATTCCCGCTCTTCCGATGGAAGAAGCGGAGCAGCTTTGCCGCTTGATTGCGGAGTGGGCGAAGGTGGCGGATGACAATGACGCGTAAAGCAAGACGCCGCCTCCATCCGATTGCCATTATGGCCGGGCTAGGAAAAGAATTAAAAAATATGGTCGTTCCTCTTCTAGTCATCATGGCAGCCGGCAGTCGCCATGGGTTTTCATGGACCGATATTCTTGTGCCGTTGGCCGCCCTCATTTACACGCTGGTCATGGGCGTTCTTTCTTGGCTTCGTTTTACATATGAGTGGGATGACACTTGCTTGGTCGTTGAAGAAGGGGTGTTTGTTCGCAAAAAACGTTCCATTCCGTTGGAGCGCATTCATGGGATTTCGGTGACAGAGGGAATCTGGCAGCGGATGGCGGGGGTCGTCCAAGTGCATATTGAGACGGCGGGCGATGCCCTCGGTGAAGCAGAAGTGACGCTTCGGGCCATATCAAGGGAAGAAGCCCGCCGCCTGCAACGATGCGTGGAACAGGCGAAACACAAGGCGGAAAACGCTTCCCATCCGGAGCCACTCGCGAACCGCCCACATCCTGTTCTGTTTACCTTATCGATGAAAGAAGTATGGGTCGCTTCGTTGACAAGCGGTGGAGCGCTTGGCGTGGTTGCCGCTTTATGTGGGTT
This genomic window contains:
- the pheP gene encoding Phenylalanine-specific permease translates to MEQSRPQLQKGLLPRHVQLIALGGMIGTGIFKGSAEAIHIAGPSVVLTYLIGGVLLFWIMAALAEMAIAYPGSNVQHLIRRAFGFRLSWIVGWLYWINWTLVTVVELLAAGSFLSYWFPSAPLWLLALLCACLIMGLNLFPVKYYGEAEFWLAGLKVAALVVFIVLGAGVWAGVIPSGISGSFPSAGDGGWFPHGFAGTLSALLIVMFSYGGAELIGVAVTEMKDAEQVLPRVIRTTIWRVVGFYLLPMAIICGIMPWNTVSETNSPFVQVLEAIGLPGAAHVMNAVLLIAVLSAANTGVYATSRLLYTMAEQGEASRRLQRTTKHGVPLYGMGMVAICIAAGVIGAYLAPGRIIGELMTIPGFTVLIVWMMIGAAQLKLRPHYKTKPFFRTKGFPYTTMAAVGALGAIWLGFLLQREHRIGSLLCVAVLVLLFIYSTVKEKQHQATKAPGRTA
- a CDS encoding Bacterial membrane flanked domain; the protein is MLPHRGKPISSKAVTVWRLTGALVALASGVAIGGIIWLLSQFHAPPWLLIVLAGVWMVQAIVWVVWLPPLRQRRWRYDIREEEIDIQRGVWSTRRTLIPMARVQYVDVRQGPLLKRYGLASIAVFTAAAAHEIPALPMEEAEQLCRLIAEWAKVADDNDA